Proteins from a genomic interval of Medicago truncatula cultivar Jemalong A17 chromosome 3, MtrunA17r5.0-ANR, whole genome shotgun sequence:
- the LOC11406663 gene encoding protein DA1-related 2 isoform X2 codes for MAPPSDINILSHPCIYGDFSSSYSERKSGFMKWFGKIFKIGSNRGRGGGHLLQQPVDENMAWRAPPRSLDNRARTKKEEEDLNNAIALSLSEDLKIPAGYRWRTGTDDDYAKGLQDRMHSSLHPPCAPIPFYPRGYSMPSHNRICGGCNKEILYGNCLGVEHSYFHPDCFRCHSCHHPITEREFSLSGKHPYHKYCFKELSHPKCEVCRHYIPINGSGLIEYRCHPYWNQKYCPSHEHDNTSRCCSCERLESRGERYFRLDDGRILCFECMESAITDTGECQPLYHAIRDYYEGMNMRIDQQIPMLLVGREALNEAIVGEKNGFHHMPETRGLCLSEEQTVASVHRWSKIGGHRLIGMRSQPQKLIRKCEVTAILVLYGLPRLLTGAILAHELMHGYRNLDPAVEEGICQVLSYMWLEAEVMSGSRTMASTSAAASSSSSSTSTSYSSKKGAISKVENKLGEFFMNQIANDSSPAYGGGFRSANAAVNKYGLRCTLDHIRLTGQFPL; via the exons ATGGCACCTCCTTCAGATATTAATATTCTTTCTCACCCTTGCATATATg gggatttttcttcttcatactCAGAGAGGAAGTCTGGTTTTATGAAATGGTTTGGCAAGATTTTCAAAATTGGATCCAATAGAGGAAGGGGTGGTGGTCATCTTTTACAGCAACCTGTAGACGAAAACATGGCTTGGCGAGCTCCGCCTAGATCCTTG GATAACCGTGCTAGAACTAAGAAGGAGGAAGAGGATTTGAACAACGCAATTGCACTTTCTTTAAGTGAAGATTTAAAGATACCAGCAG GATATAGATGGCGAACGGGAACTGATGATGATTATGCAAAAGGACTCCAGGATCGCATGCACTCATCTCTACACCCTCCATGCGCCCCTATACCTTTTTATCCCCGCGGATACAG CATGCCATCGCATAACAGAATATGTGGAGGGTGCAACAAGGAGATACTCTACGGTAATTGTTTGGGAGTCGAACATAGTTATTTTCATCCAGACTGCTTTCGGTGTCACTCTTGTCATCATCCTATTACCGAGCGTGAG TTTTCTTTGTCAGGGAAGCATCCATATCACAAGTATTGTTTTAAAGAATTGAGCCATCCTAAATGTGAAGTTTGCCGTCATTAT ATACCTATAAATGGTTCTGGTTTGATTGAGTATAGGTGTCACCCCTATTGGAACCAAAAATACTGTCCGTCTCATGAACATGATAATACATCTCGCTGTTGTAGCTGTGAAAGATTAGAg TCTCGGGGCGAAAGATACTTTAGATTGGACGATGGACGGATTTTGTGCTTTGAATGCATGGAATCTGCTATAACAGATACTGGTGAATGTCAACCTCTTTATCATGCTATTAGAGACTATTATGAAGGAATGAATATGAGAATCGATCAACAAATCCCTATGCTTCTAGTTGGAAGAGAAGCACTTAATGAAGCCATCGTTGGAGAGAAGAAT GGTTTCCATCACATGCCAGAAACAAGAGGGTTATGCCTTTCCGAAGAACAGACAGTTGCCAGT GTACATAGATGGTCAAAAATTGGAGGTCATCGATTAATAGGGATGCGAAGTCAACCTCAAAAGTTGATTAGAAAATGTGAAGTTACAGCTATTCTTGTTCTCTATGGTCTTCCGAg GTTACTCACAGGTGCTATCCTTGCACACGAGTTGATGCATG GTTACCGCAACCTTGATCCTGCAGTAGAGGAAGGTATTTGTCAGGTTCTTTCTTACATGTGGCTTGAAGCAGAAGTTATGTCGGGTTCTAGAACCATGGCATCAACATCAGCCgcagcttcttcttcttcttcttctacctcCACCTCCTACTCATCAAAGAAAGGTGCGATATCCAAAGTTGAGAATAAATTGGGTGAATTTTTCATGAACCAGATTGCCAATGATTCTTCTCCAGCTTATGGTGGAGGCTTTAGATCGGCTAATGCAGCTGTTAATAAATACGGTTTACGTTGTACTCTCGACCATATTCGCTTGACTGGTCAGTTCCCACTGTAA
- the LOC11406663 gene encoding protein DA1-related 2 isoform X4: MKWFGKIFKIGSNRGRGGGHLLQQPVDENMAWRAPPRSLDNRARTKKEEEDLNNAIALSLSEDLKIPAGYRWRTGTDDDYAKGLQDRMHSSLHPPCAPIPFYPRGYSMPSHNRICGGCNKEILYGNCLGVEHSYFHPDCFRCHSCHHPITEREFSLSGKHPYHKYCFKELSHPKCEVCRHYIPINGSGLIEYRCHPYWNQKYCPSHEHDNTSRCCSCERLESRGERYFRLDDGRILCFECMESAITDTGECQPLYHAIRDYYEGMNMRIDQQIPMLLVGREALNEAIVGEKNGFHHMPETRGLCLSEEQTVASVHRWSKIGGHRLIGMRSQPQKLIRKCEVTAILVLYGLPRLLTGAILAHELMHGWLRLKGYRNLDPAVEEGICQVLSYMWLEAEVMSGSRTMASTSAAASSSSSSTSTSYSSKKGAISKVENKLGEFFMNQIANDSSPAYGGGFRSANAAVNKYGLRCTLDHIRLTGQFPL; the protein is encoded by the exons ATGAAATGGTTTGGCAAGATTTTCAAAATTGGATCCAATAGAGGAAGGGGTGGTGGTCATCTTTTACAGCAACCTGTAGACGAAAACATGGCTTGGCGAGCTCCGCCTAGATCCTTG GATAACCGTGCTAGAACTAAGAAGGAGGAAGAGGATTTGAACAACGCAATTGCACTTTCTTTAAGTGAAGATTTAAAGATACCAGCAG GATATAGATGGCGAACGGGAACTGATGATGATTATGCAAAAGGACTCCAGGATCGCATGCACTCATCTCTACACCCTCCATGCGCCCCTATACCTTTTTATCCCCGCGGATACAG CATGCCATCGCATAACAGAATATGTGGAGGGTGCAACAAGGAGATACTCTACGGTAATTGTTTGGGAGTCGAACATAGTTATTTTCATCCAGACTGCTTTCGGTGTCACTCTTGTCATCATCCTATTACCGAGCGTGAG TTTTCTTTGTCAGGGAAGCATCCATATCACAAGTATTGTTTTAAAGAATTGAGCCATCCTAAATGTGAAGTTTGCCGTCATTAT ATACCTATAAATGGTTCTGGTTTGATTGAGTATAGGTGTCACCCCTATTGGAACCAAAAATACTGTCCGTCTCATGAACATGATAATACATCTCGCTGTTGTAGCTGTGAAAGATTAGAg TCTCGGGGCGAAAGATACTTTAGATTGGACGATGGACGGATTTTGTGCTTTGAATGCATGGAATCTGCTATAACAGATACTGGTGAATGTCAACCTCTTTATCATGCTATTAGAGACTATTATGAAGGAATGAATATGAGAATCGATCAACAAATCCCTATGCTTCTAGTTGGAAGAGAAGCACTTAATGAAGCCATCGTTGGAGAGAAGAAT GGTTTCCATCACATGCCAGAAACAAGAGGGTTATGCCTTTCCGAAGAACAGACAGTTGCCAGT GTACATAGATGGTCAAAAATTGGAGGTCATCGATTAATAGGGATGCGAAGTCAACCTCAAAAGTTGATTAGAAAATGTGAAGTTACAGCTATTCTTGTTCTCTATGGTCTTCCGAg GTTACTCACAGGTGCTATCCTTGCACACGAGTTGATGCATGGTTGGTTACGCCTTAAAg GTTACCGCAACCTTGATCCTGCAGTAGAGGAAGGTATTTGTCAGGTTCTTTCTTACATGTGGCTTGAAGCAGAAGTTATGTCGGGTTCTAGAACCATGGCATCAACATCAGCCgcagcttcttcttcttcttcttctacctcCACCTCCTACTCATCAAAGAAAGGTGCGATATCCAAAGTTGAGAATAAATTGGGTGAATTTTTCATGAACCAGATTGCCAATGATTCTTCTCCAGCTTATGGTGGAGGCTTTAGATCGGCTAATGCAGCTGTTAATAAATACGGTTTACGTTGTACTCTCGACCATATTCGCTTGACTGGTCAGTTCCCACTGTAA
- the LOC11406663 gene encoding protein DA1-related 2 isoform X1 yields the protein MAPPSDINILSHPCIYGDFSSSYSERKSGFMKWFGKIFKIGSNRGRGGGHLLQQPVDENMAWRAPPRSLDNRARTKKEEEDLNNAIALSLSEDLKIPAGYRWRTGTDDDYAKGLQDRMHSSLHPPCAPIPFYPRGYSMPSHNRICGGCNKEILYGNCLGVEHSYFHPDCFRCHSCHHPITEREFSLSGKHPYHKYCFKELSHPKCEVCRHYIPINGSGLIEYRCHPYWNQKYCPSHEHDNTSRCCSCERLESRGERYFRLDDGRILCFECMESAITDTGECQPLYHAIRDYYEGMNMRIDQQIPMLLVGREALNEAIVGEKNGFHHMPETRGLCLSEEQTVASVHRWSKIGGHRLIGMRSQPQKLIRKCEVTAILVLYGLPRLLTGAILAHELMHGWLRLKGYRNLDPAVEEGICQVLSYMWLEAEVMSGSRTMASTSAAASSSSSSTSTSYSSKKGAISKVENKLGEFFMNQIANDSSPAYGGGFRSANAAVNKYGLRCTLDHIRLTGQFPL from the exons ATGGCACCTCCTTCAGATATTAATATTCTTTCTCACCCTTGCATATATg gggatttttcttcttcatactCAGAGAGGAAGTCTGGTTTTATGAAATGGTTTGGCAAGATTTTCAAAATTGGATCCAATAGAGGAAGGGGTGGTGGTCATCTTTTACAGCAACCTGTAGACGAAAACATGGCTTGGCGAGCTCCGCCTAGATCCTTG GATAACCGTGCTAGAACTAAGAAGGAGGAAGAGGATTTGAACAACGCAATTGCACTTTCTTTAAGTGAAGATTTAAAGATACCAGCAG GATATAGATGGCGAACGGGAACTGATGATGATTATGCAAAAGGACTCCAGGATCGCATGCACTCATCTCTACACCCTCCATGCGCCCCTATACCTTTTTATCCCCGCGGATACAG CATGCCATCGCATAACAGAATATGTGGAGGGTGCAACAAGGAGATACTCTACGGTAATTGTTTGGGAGTCGAACATAGTTATTTTCATCCAGACTGCTTTCGGTGTCACTCTTGTCATCATCCTATTACCGAGCGTGAG TTTTCTTTGTCAGGGAAGCATCCATATCACAAGTATTGTTTTAAAGAATTGAGCCATCCTAAATGTGAAGTTTGCCGTCATTAT ATACCTATAAATGGTTCTGGTTTGATTGAGTATAGGTGTCACCCCTATTGGAACCAAAAATACTGTCCGTCTCATGAACATGATAATACATCTCGCTGTTGTAGCTGTGAAAGATTAGAg TCTCGGGGCGAAAGATACTTTAGATTGGACGATGGACGGATTTTGTGCTTTGAATGCATGGAATCTGCTATAACAGATACTGGTGAATGTCAACCTCTTTATCATGCTATTAGAGACTATTATGAAGGAATGAATATGAGAATCGATCAACAAATCCCTATGCTTCTAGTTGGAAGAGAAGCACTTAATGAAGCCATCGTTGGAGAGAAGAAT GGTTTCCATCACATGCCAGAAACAAGAGGGTTATGCCTTTCCGAAGAACAGACAGTTGCCAGT GTACATAGATGGTCAAAAATTGGAGGTCATCGATTAATAGGGATGCGAAGTCAACCTCAAAAGTTGATTAGAAAATGTGAAGTTACAGCTATTCTTGTTCTCTATGGTCTTCCGAg GTTACTCACAGGTGCTATCCTTGCACACGAGTTGATGCATGGTTGGTTACGCCTTAAAg GTTACCGCAACCTTGATCCTGCAGTAGAGGAAGGTATTTGTCAGGTTCTTTCTTACATGTGGCTTGAAGCAGAAGTTATGTCGGGTTCTAGAACCATGGCATCAACATCAGCCgcagcttcttcttcttcttcttctacctcCACCTCCTACTCATCAAAGAAAGGTGCGATATCCAAAGTTGAGAATAAATTGGGTGAATTTTTCATGAACCAGATTGCCAATGATTCTTCTCCAGCTTATGGTGGAGGCTTTAGATCGGCTAATGCAGCTGTTAATAAATACGGTTTACGTTGTACTCTCGACCATATTCGCTTGACTGGTCAGTTCCCACTGTAA
- the LOC11406663 gene encoding protein DA1-related 2 isoform X3, translating to MAPPSDINILSHPCIYGDFSSSYSERKSGFMKWFGKIFKIGSNRGRGGGHLLQQPVDENMAWRAPPRSLDNRARTKKEEEDLNNAIALSLSEDLKIPAGYRWRTGTDDDYAKGLQDRMHSSLHPPCAPIPFYPRGYSMPSHNRICGGCNKEILYGNCLGVEHSYFHPDCFRCHSCHHPITEREFSLSGKHPYHKYCFKELSHPKCEVCRHYIPINGSGLIEYRCHPYWNQKYCPSHEHDNTSRCCSCERLESRGERYFRLDDGRILCFECMESAITDTGECQPLYHAIRDYYEGMNMRIDQQIPMLLVGREALNEAIVGEKNGFHHMPETRGLCLSEEQTVASVHRWSKIGGHRLIGMRSQPQKLIRKCEVTAILVLYGLPRLLTGAILAHELMHGWLRLKVEEGICQVLSYMWLEAEVMSGSRTMASTSAAASSSSSSTSTSYSSKKGAISKVENKLGEFFMNQIANDSSPAYGGGFRSANAAVNKYGLRCTLDHIRLTGQFPL from the exons ATGGCACCTCCTTCAGATATTAATATTCTTTCTCACCCTTGCATATATg gggatttttcttcttcatactCAGAGAGGAAGTCTGGTTTTATGAAATGGTTTGGCAAGATTTTCAAAATTGGATCCAATAGAGGAAGGGGTGGTGGTCATCTTTTACAGCAACCTGTAGACGAAAACATGGCTTGGCGAGCTCCGCCTAGATCCTTG GATAACCGTGCTAGAACTAAGAAGGAGGAAGAGGATTTGAACAACGCAATTGCACTTTCTTTAAGTGAAGATTTAAAGATACCAGCAG GATATAGATGGCGAACGGGAACTGATGATGATTATGCAAAAGGACTCCAGGATCGCATGCACTCATCTCTACACCCTCCATGCGCCCCTATACCTTTTTATCCCCGCGGATACAG CATGCCATCGCATAACAGAATATGTGGAGGGTGCAACAAGGAGATACTCTACGGTAATTGTTTGGGAGTCGAACATAGTTATTTTCATCCAGACTGCTTTCGGTGTCACTCTTGTCATCATCCTATTACCGAGCGTGAG TTTTCTTTGTCAGGGAAGCATCCATATCACAAGTATTGTTTTAAAGAATTGAGCCATCCTAAATGTGAAGTTTGCCGTCATTAT ATACCTATAAATGGTTCTGGTTTGATTGAGTATAGGTGTCACCCCTATTGGAACCAAAAATACTGTCCGTCTCATGAACATGATAATACATCTCGCTGTTGTAGCTGTGAAAGATTAGAg TCTCGGGGCGAAAGATACTTTAGATTGGACGATGGACGGATTTTGTGCTTTGAATGCATGGAATCTGCTATAACAGATACTGGTGAATGTCAACCTCTTTATCATGCTATTAGAGACTATTATGAAGGAATGAATATGAGAATCGATCAACAAATCCCTATGCTTCTAGTTGGAAGAGAAGCACTTAATGAAGCCATCGTTGGAGAGAAGAAT GGTTTCCATCACATGCCAGAAACAAGAGGGTTATGCCTTTCCGAAGAACAGACAGTTGCCAGT GTACATAGATGGTCAAAAATTGGAGGTCATCGATTAATAGGGATGCGAAGTCAACCTCAAAAGTTGATTAGAAAATGTGAAGTTACAGCTATTCTTGTTCTCTATGGTCTTCCGAg GTTACTCACAGGTGCTATCCTTGCACACGAGTTGATGCATGGTTGGTTACGCCTTAAAg TAGAGGAAGGTATTTGTCAGGTTCTTTCTTACATGTGGCTTGAAGCAGAAGTTATGTCGGGTTCTAGAACCATGGCATCAACATCAGCCgcagcttcttcttcttcttcttctacctcCACCTCCTACTCATCAAAGAAAGGTGCGATATCCAAAGTTGAGAATAAATTGGGTGAATTTTTCATGAACCAGATTGCCAATGATTCTTCTCCAGCTTATGGTGGAGGCTTTAGATCGGCTAATGCAGCTGTTAATAAATACGGTTTACGTTGTACTCTCGACCATATTCGCTTGACTGGTCAGTTCCCACTGTAA
- the LOC11409729 gene encoding protein NRT1/ PTR FAMILY 5.6: MEKRKGDKSEESNEEKWVYDGSFDYKGRVPLRASTGAWKASFFVIMVEISERMSHYGLTMNLITYLTEVIHEDLKTAAKNVNTWIGVTTLMPLVGGFIADAYTGRFHMVQLSSVIYLTGLCVLTMTQYIPSLKSCHTEKCHRPRKIHEVVFFLALYCKSFGTGGYRPCLQSFGADQFDDGHLKEMKKKLSFFNWWNFGLCFAVLISSTVIVYVQDFVNWGVATLILTAFMAIAVITFCVGKPLYRYRKPEGNPLLPILQVLVAAIRKRDLCCPSNPALLYELQISDHSQGRLLSHTSRFRFLDKAAIIEEKYGEQEVNPWRLTTVTRVEETKLVLNIVPIWLTLLASGACAAQGSTFYVKQAAATDLNIGNGFEIPPASLNAISAIGTLIGIPIYDKIFVPIMRKITGNERGISILSRINIGLTLSAIIMVLSALVEVKRLRMLENEILRTGETGQVTMSVYWLLPQNLLAGFADAFLMVGIQEYFYDEVPDSMRSLGLALYFSVFGIGNFLSNFIIVVVDHVTAKSGKSWIGKDINSSRLDNFYWMLAAISSLNVCVFLVISKRYTYKTVQRRTTETNGYKSDDESMKEATKV, encoded by the exons ATGGAGAAGAGAAAAGGAGATAAAAGTGAAGAAAGTAATGAAGAAAAATGGGTGTATGATGGTTCTTTTGATTATAAAGGAAGAGTTCCTCTTCGTGCTTCCACTGGTGCATGGAAAGCTTCTTTCTTTGTCATCA TGGTTGAAATTAGTGAAAGGATGAGCCACTATGGACTAACCATGAACCTTATCACATACCTGACTGAAGTGATTCATGAAGATCTCAAAACAGCTGCTAAAAATGTAAACACCTGGATAGGAGTAACAACTTTAATGCCTCTGGTAGGAGGATTTATTGCTGATGCATATACTGGTCGATTTCATATGGTCCAATTGTCATCCGTAATTTATCTGACg GGGTTATGTGTGTTGACAATGACTCAATACATCCCAAGTTTGAAGTCATGCCACACAGAGAAATGTCATCGGCCTAGGAAAATTCATGAAGTGGTTTTCTTTCTCGCGCTTTACTGTAAATCTTTCGGAACTGGAGGATACAGACCATGCTTACAAAGCTTTGGAGCGGATCAATTTGATGATGGTCATCtgaaagaaatgaagaagaagctgtctttcttcaactggtggaactTTGGATTGTGCTTTGCAGTGCTGATTAGTTCCACAGTGATTGTATATGTTCAAGACTTTGTCAACTGGGGAGTTGCTACTCTAATACTTACAGCTTTTATGGCTATTGCTGTCATAACTTTCTGTGTAGGTAAGCCCTTGTATAGATACCGGAAGCCGGAAGGAAACCCTCTACTGCCAATTTTACAGGTCCTTGTTGCAGCCATAAGAAAAAGGGATTTATGTTGTCCTTCAAATCCTGCTTTATTGTATGAGCTTCAAATTTCAGACCATTCTCAAGGAAGGCTTCTAAGCCATACTAGCAGATTCAG GTTTCTAGACAAGGCTGCGATAATCGAAGAGAAATATGGTGAGCAGGAAGTGAATCCATGGAGATTAACGACAGTGACAAGAGTGGAGGAGACAAAGCTTGTCTTGAACATAGTTCCCATATGGCTAACGTTATTAGCAAGTGGGGCATGTGCAGCACAAGGCTCAACTTTTTATGTCAAACAAGCAGCTGCTACAGATTTAAACATAGGCAACGGTTTCGAAATACCGCCAGCTTCCCTGAACGCTATTTCTGCCATTGGTACCTTAATAGGCATCCCGATTTACGATAAGATTTTTGTTCCAATTATGAGGAAAATCACTGGCAATGAAAGAGGCATCAGTATCCTTAGCAGGATAAACATCGGCTTGACACTCTCAGCCATTATTATGGTTCTTTCAGCCTTAGTAGAAGTTAAGAGACTTAGAATGCTTGAGAATGAAATCTTGAGAACAGGGGAAACAGGGCAAGTAACTATGAGTGTGTACTGGTTGTTACCACAAAACTTACTTGCAGGCTTTGCGGATGCATTTCTTATGGTTGGTATACAAGAGTATTTCTACGACGAAGTTCCTGATTCAATGAGAAGCTTGGGATTGGCCTTGTATTTTAGTGTGTTTGGAATTGGAAACTTCTTAAGCAACTTTATAATCGTCGTTGTCGACCATGTCACGGCAAAGAGTGGCAAAAGTTGGATTGGGAAGGATATAAATTCGAGTCGTTTGGATAACTTTTATTGGATGTTGGCAGCTATTAGTTCTTTGAATGTGTGCGTGTTTCTCGTCATATCAAAGAGGTATACTTATAAGACCGTACAGAGGAGAACTACGGAAACTAATGGTTACAAAAGCGATGATGAGAGCATGAAGGAAGCTACTAAGGTCTAG